The following proteins are co-located in the Saccharicrinis carchari genome:
- a CDS encoding type II toxin-antitoxin system RelE/ParE family toxin, whose product MEKVRQVIQYKHYFEEFLLAQPSKVQDKIFKVIEIIELYQHVPKKYLSPMTGYKGLFEARIKLGSDIWRVFCFFDEGKLVVLLNGFVKKTQKTPKRHIEKAMRLKNEYFEEKNKRNGN is encoded by the coding sequence ATGGAAAAAGTCAGACAAGTAATTCAGTACAAACATTATTTCGAGGAATTCTTGCTCGCACAACCGTCCAAAGTGCAAGACAAGATATTTAAGGTCATTGAAATAATCGAATTGTATCAACATGTGCCTAAAAAGTATCTGTCGCCAATGACGGGCTATAAGGGGCTTTTTGAAGCTCGCATTAAATTAGGCTCTGACATTTGGCGCGTGTTCTGTTTTTTCGACGAGGGAAAACTCGTAGTCCTACTCAACGGATTTGTAAAGAAAACCCAAAAGACACCCAAAAGGCACATCGAAAAGGCAATGCGTCTAAAGAATGAATATTTCGAAGAAAAAAACAAACGCAATGGAAACTAA